In the Proteiniborus sp. DW1 genome, GTAGCCTTGGCTTGTTGCAAATCTTTTTATATTCTCAACTGCTACCTTTGCGTCTACAAGCACTTCAAAGTTCGTATTGCCACTATCTATAGCATTTTTAGTCATTATAACTGGCTCTGGGCAAGATCTACCTCTTGCATCAACTATATTAGCCATCTTATTGACCTCCTTCTTTCAAAGCAACTTTCTTCTTATTTTTATTTGCACTGACTACTATTGAAACTGCTATAACTATAGTTACTACAAGTCCAATTATCACAGCTATTCTTCCATTTGGAGTAGTTCCAGCTGCGCTAGATGCTAGCCCAAAGTTGTGAGCAAATGCTGCACCAACTATTAGTCCCAATATAGTAACAGCTGCATCTGTGTCTCCTTCTC is a window encoding:
- a CDS encoding sulfurtransferase TusA family protein; amino-acid sequence: MANIVDARGRSCPEPVIMTKNAIDSGNTNFEVLVDAKVAVENIKRFATSQGYTVNVEENDDEFTLSIRK